In Brachybacterium saurashtrense, the genomic stretch GGCAAGCGCACCGCCGCCGTGATGGGCACCGAGAGCGCCCGCGAGCGGGTGCTGGCCGCCTCCGGCACCTCGGGCGAGCCGTTCTGGCCGCTGCCGTTCCCCGCGGAGCTGCGCGCGGACCTCACCGGCCGGGTCGCGGACCTGCGCAACATCGGCGACCGTCCCGGCGGAGCGCTCTCCGCCGGGGTGTTCCTCTCCGAGTTCGTGGGCGAGACGGAGTGGGCCCACCTGGACATCGCCGGTCCCGGCTTCGCCTCCGCCCCGCTGGGCTACATGGGCAAGGGAGCCACCGGCATGAGCGTGCGCACCGTGCTGCAGGTGCTGGAGGACGTCGCCGCGGAGGCCTGAGCGTGATGCTCGCCGCGTTCCGCCCCGACTGATCAGCGCGGTCGGGCCGCCCGGCGCCGCCTGGTGCCCTAGCATGGGACACGCAGGCGGCGCCGTCGGCCATCCAGGTCCGGGCGGGCCGCGGAGTACACGTTTACACCGAGGAGCACACAGGTGGCGGAGACAACCACTGACCAGTTCGACGTCGTGATCCTGGGCGGTGGCAGCGGCGGCTATGCGGCCGCGCTGCGCGGGGCCCAGCTCGGCCAGAAGATCGCGCTCGTGGAGAAGGACAAGCTCGGTGGCACCTGCCTGCACCGCGGCTGCGTCCCCACCAAGGCGCTGCTGCACGTGGGCGAGCTCGCCGACGCGCCGTCCGAGGCGAGCGCCGCCGGCGTGGACCTCACCCTGAACGGCATCGACGCCACGAAGGTGCTGGGCTTCAAGGACAAGATCATCGGCCGCCTGTACAAGGGCCTGCAGGGTCTGGTGAAGTCCCGCAAGGTCGAGTACGTGGAGGGCTTCGGGAAGCTCACCGGCGCGAACACCGTCACGGTCGAGACCGAGTCCGGCACCCGCACGCTCACCGGCAAGAACGTCATCCTCGCCTCGGGCTCCTTCTCGAAGACCCTGCCGGGCATCGACCTGGGCGGCCGCTTCCTGGACTCCGAGGCCGCCCTGCAGCTCGCCGAGGTCCCGAAGAACCCGATCATCCTGGGCGGCGGTGTGATCGGCGTCGAGTTCGCCTCGATCTGGAAGTCGCTGGGCGCGGAGTCGGTGACCATCGTCGAGGGCCTGCCCCATCTGGTGGCGAACGAGGACGAGGCGCTGTCCAAGGCGCTCGAGCGCGCGTACAAGAAGCGCGGGATCGCCGTCTCGCTGGGCGTGTTCACCGAGAAGGCCGAGCAGACCGAGGACGGCGTGAAGGTCACCCTGGCCGACGGCACGGTCTTCGAGGGCGACTACCTGCTGGTCGCCGTGGGCCGTGGCCCGAACACCTCCGGCATGGGCTACGAGGAGCAGGGCATCGAGATGGATCGCGGCTTCGTGCTCGCGCACGAGGAGACCCTCGAGACCAACGTGCCCGGCGTGTACGCCGTGGGCGACATCGTCCCCGGCCTGCAGCTCGCCCACCGCGGCTTCGCCCAGGGCATCTTCGTGGCCGAGCGGATCGCCGGGCTGAACCCCGCGCCGATCGTCGAGTCCGGCATCGAGCGCATCACCTACTGCGAGCCGGAGCTCGGTTCGGTGGGCCTCACCGAGAAGCAGGCCAAGGAGCAGCTGGGCGAGGACGCCGTGGAGGCCTACGAGTACAACCTCGGCGGCAACGGCAAGTCCCAGATCCTCGGCACCACCGGCTTCATCAAGCTGGTGCGCGAGAAGGACGGCCCGATCATCGGCGTCCACATGATCGGCACGCGCACCTCGGAGCTGATGGGCGAGGCCCTGCTCATCGTCAACTGGGAGGCCTACCCCGAGGACGTCGCCTCCCTCATCCACGGCCACCCCTCGCAGCACGAGGCCATGGGCGAGGCCGCCCTCGCTCTCGCCGGCAAGCCGCTGCACGCCCACGCCTGAGCCTTCCCAGGAGGAGAACCCCATGTCTGAAACCGTGAAGATGCCAGCTCTCGGTGAATCGGTCACCGAGGGCACCGTGACCCGCTGGCTCAAGGGCGTCGGCGACACCGTCGAGGTGGACGAGCCGCTGCTCGAGGTGTCGACCGACAAGGTCGACACCGAGATCCCCTCCCCCGTGGCCGGGACGATCGAGAAGATCCTGGTCGAGGAGGACGAGGACGCCGAGGTGGGCGCCGATCTCGTCGTCATCGGCGACGGCTCCGGTGCCGAGGGCTCCGGCGCTGACGACTCCGGTGCCGAGGAGCCGGCCGAGGCCGACGAGCCCGCCGAGGAGACGGAGGATCTCGCGTCCGACGAGACCACCGCCCCCTCCACCGAGGAGCCCGCGCAGTCCCAGCAGTCCTCCGGGAGCGAGGCCTCCTCCTCCGGCGAGGCGGCCTCCGGCGAGGACGTCACGATGCCGGCGCTCGGCGAGTCCGTCACCGAGGGCACCGTGACCCGCTGGCTCAAGGGCGTCGGCGACACCGTCGAGGTGGACGAGCCGCTGCTCGAGGTCTCGACCGACAAGGTCGACACCGAGATCCCCTCCCCCGTGGCCGGGACCCTGCTCGAGATCCGCGTCCAGGAGGACGAGGACGCCGAGGTCGGCTCCGTGCTCGCCGTGATCGGCTCGGGCGAGGCCGCGGCCGCGCCCGCCGAGGAGCCGGCCGCTCCCGCGCCGAAGGCCGAGGAGAAGCCCGCCGCGCAGGAGGCGCCGAAGCAGGAGGCACCGAAGCAGGAGGCACCGGCGGAAAAGCTCGCGGCCGCTGCCCCCGCGAAGGCCGAGTCCGCTCCGGCGGCCGCGCCTGCGCCGAAGGCCGCCGATGCGGTCTCCGGGGCGGAGTCCTCCGGCTACGTGACCCCGCTGGTGCGCAAGATGGCCGCGGACGCCGGGGTGGATCTCTCCTCCGTGTCCGGGTCCGGCCTGGGCGGCCGTATCCGCAAGCAGGACGTGCAGAAGGCGATCGAGGCGCAGAAGTCCGCGGCCTCGGCGCCGGCCGCCGCTCCTGCCGCGGCCTCCGCTCCGGCCGCGCCCGCGGTCGAGGTCTCCTCGAAGCGCGGCACCGAGGAGAAGATGCCGCGCATCCGCAAGGTGATCGGCCAGCGCATGATGGAGTCGCTCCATGAGATGGCGCAGCTGACCACCGCGGTGGAGGTCGACGTGACCCGCATCGCGAAGCTGCGTGCCCGCACGAAGGACGAGTTCGCCGCCCGTGAAGGCGCCAAGCTCACGTTCCTGCCGTTCCTGATGATGGCCGCGATCGAGGGTCTGAAGACCTACCCGCAGCTGAACTCCACCATCGACGGCGACAAGATCGTCTACCACGGCTCCGAGAACATCGGCATGGCCGCGGACACCGAGCGCGGCCTGGTCGTGCCGGTGATCAAGAACGCCGGGGACCTGAACCTGGCGGGTCTGGCCCGCCAGATCGGCGATCTCGGGTCCCGCGCCAAGGGCAACAAGCTCGTGCCGGACGATCTGCAGGGCGCCACCTTCACGATCACGAACACCGGTTCGGGCGGCGCCCTCTGGGACACTCCGATCGTGCCCGCGCCCCAGGTGGGCATCCTGGGCACCGGCACCATCACGAAGCGTCCCGCCGTGGTGCAGAACGCCGAGGGCGACGACAGCATCGCGATCCGCTCGATGATGTACCTGTTCCTCTCCTACGACCACCGGATGGTCGACGGGGGCGACGCCGCCCGCTTCCTCACCTTCATGAAGAAGCGGCTCGAGGAAGGTGCCTTCGAGGGCGAGCTGGGTCTGTGACCTGCTGACCCGCTGACCCGGCGCGCACCGGATCCACCGATCCCCGCCTCCTCCCCGCACCGGGAGGGGGCGGGGATCGTCGTTCTCCTCGCGGTGCCCGACGGGGCGGCTCAGCCCGTCCCCGCCTCCTCGCCCACCTCGCGCACCTGCCAGGTGCTCCCCGACCAGACCAGGTGCAGCACCACGGCCTCCGGCGCGGAGGCGGGGATCGTGGTCACCGTGCCGTCGGCGCTCTCAGTCTCGTGCTCGGCGACGGAGCTCACCACACGCAGCGACGCCGTGCCCTCCTCGGCGGACTGCGAGAGCAGCTCCGCCTCGTGCACCACGGGACCACCGCCCCGCACCGTCACGCCCGCGTACGCCGCGCGGACGCGGTTCGACTCCTCCCGCGCAGTGCTGCCGGCCACGGAGGCCGCCACCGGCGAGGTGCCGGTGAGATAGGCGTGCCGGGTACCGGCGAGCTCGGCCGCCAGCTCCCAGGGCTCGGTGATCTCGGGCGCCGCGGCGTGTTCCTCGGCCGCGGGCGACGGCGCCGCCCGCTCGTCCTCGCCGACCGGCATCGCCCAGTGCGCCCCGAGCAGCACGAGCGCTCCGCCCAGCAGCACCGCCGTCCCGCTCAGAAGCGCGATCCGGCGCAGCCGGGGCCGTCGCAGCACCTCCGCCGTGGCCTGCAGCGCACATGCCGCGCCGCGACGCCCGCGTGCGGCGGCCGCGGTCGCCGCGCCGCCGACGGGTCCGCCGCGCGCCCGGTAGGGATCCCGCCGCGGTGCCGCCTCCTCCTCCGCCTCCTGGGCGATCCGAACGTCGTCGATGCGTCGACGGAGTCGTCGCGGCTGCGGAAGCGGTGGCGGATCGGCCACCGAGGGCTCGGCGGGCACCGGCGCGGCGAGCGGCACATCGAGGGCCGACGGCTCGGCGGGCGTCGTCGCCGCGGTGGGCGAGGAGCGCCGCAGCGTCCGGTCCTGGTCGGCGAGCACCGAGTCCGCCCAGAGCCGGTCCTCCCGGCGCGCCGCGAGCGTCTCGTCCTGGCGCAGGCCCTCCAGGTCCAGCACCACCACGGAGCCGTCGGCGCGCCTGCCCAGTCCTCCTCCTCGGCCGGCACCCAGCACCCAGCCGCGCTCGTGGAGGGCGTCGAGCAGCACGTCGAGCTGCTCCCGGGCGCGGGCCGTGGCCTCCCGCTCGCCCGTCGGCGGGGTGAGCGGCTCCGCGGACCGTCGGCCGGTGCACCGGGCCATCAGGGCTGTCGTCTCGCGGAGGTAGCCCTGCTCCTCCACCTCGAGCACGGCGGGCGCCGCCTCGACGCCGTCCACCTCGAGGGCGGCGAGCAGCTGCGCCTCCTGCCGCAGTCGCGTCCGCTCGGCGATGTCGAGACCGCGCAGCCGCAGCGCCCGGGGCCGCGCCTCGGGACCCAGCAGCTGTTCCTCCCGCGCGCCGCGCACCCGGGCCTCCCCCGCCTCCTGGCCGGCGGGCGACGGCGGCCGGGCGTGCTCCGCCCGCCGGGCCGGGTACAGGGCGCCGCAGGTGAACCTCTCCTCCTCGAACTCCTCCATGTCGGCAGTGAACCGCATCCCACCCAGGCGACCCCGCGGCTATCCACAACGCGCAGGTCGTCGCCGGAGTAGCCTGAGCAGATGCTCGATGTGATCCGCCTCGGTTTCAGCGAGCCGGTGCCCGGAGGGGACCGGCACGAGGAGTTCGGCCTGCCCCCGGGGCCGGTGGACTACCGCGCGGCCTGGGCCCTGCAGCGCGAGCTCCACGCCGAGGTGGTCGCCGGGCAGCGTCCCGACACCCTGCTGCTGCTGGAGCATCTGCCGGTGTACACCGCGGGCAAGCTCACCGAGGAGCACGAGCGGCCGCGGGACGGCGCCGAGGTGGTGGACATCGACCGCGGCGGCAAGATCACCTGGCACGGGCCGCAGCAGCTGGTGGGCTACCCGCTGGTCAAGCTGCCCGTCCCGATCGACGTGGTGGGCTTCGTCCGTGCGCTCGAGCACACCCTGATCGACGTCTGCGCCCAGGTGGGGGTGCCGACGACGCCCGTGGAGGGACGCAGCGGCGTGTGGGTGGCGCCGGAGGGCGAGGAGGCGCGGAAGGTGTGCGCCATCGGGATGCGCGTCTCCAAGCGCGCCACCATGCACGGCTTCGCCCTGAACTGCGCGAACGAGCTCTCCTGGGCCCAGAACGTGATCCCCTGCGGGATCGACGACGCCGGGGTGACGAGCCTGAGCCGGGAGGCCGGCCGCCGGATCGCGGTGGCGGACGTGGTCGACATCGCGGCGGAGGCGATGACCGCTCTCGTGGCGCACCGCACCTCGCCCCGGCCCGTCTGAGCCGTCCCCGCCCGCGCCGGGTCGATAGACTCGGCAGAACGTCGATATGAGGAGGCATCAGGGTGACACTCGCCCCCGAAGGCCGTCGCATGCTGCGCGTCGAGGCGCGGAACGCCGAAGTCCCGATCGAGCGCAAGCCGGAGTGGATCAAGACCCGCGCCGTGATGGGGCCGGAGTACACCGCGATGAAGAAGCGCGTGCACGGGCAGGGCCTGCACACCGTCTGCGAGGAAGCGGGCTGCCCGAACATCTTCGAATGCTGGGAGGATCGCGAGGCGACCTTCCTCATCGGCGGTGACACCTGCACCCGCCGCTGCGACTTCTGCAACATCGCCACCGGCAAGCCGCTGCCGGTCGATCCCATGGAACCGTTCAAGGTCGCGACCTCCGTGAAGGAGATGGGCCTGCGCTACTCCACCATCACGGGCGTGGCCCGCGATGATCTGGCCGACGGCGCGGCGGGCCTGTTCGCCCGCACCTGCGAGCAGATCCACGCGATGAACCCCGGCACCGGGGTGGAGCTGCTGATCGATGACATCAAGGGCCGCGGCGAGCATCTCCAGCAGGTGTTCGAGTCGAAGCCCGAGGTGTTCGCGCACAACCTGGAGACCGTGCCG encodes the following:
- the sucB gene encoding 2-oxoglutarate dehydrogenase, E2 component, dihydrolipoamide succinyltransferase; the encoded protein is MSETVKMPALGESVTEGTVTRWLKGVGDTVEVDEPLLEVSTDKVDTEIPSPVAGTIEKILVEEDEDAEVGADLVVIGDGSGAEGSGADDSGAEEPAEADEPAEETEDLASDETTAPSTEEPAQSQQSSGSEASSSGEAASGEDVTMPALGESVTEGTVTRWLKGVGDTVEVDEPLLEVSTDKVDTEIPSPVAGTLLEIRVQEDEDAEVGSVLAVIGSGEAAAAPAEEPAAPAPKAEEKPAAQEAPKQEAPKQEAPAEKLAAAAPAKAESAPAAAPAPKAADAVSGAESSGYVTPLVRKMAADAGVDLSSVSGSGLGGRIRKQDVQKAIEAQKSAASAPAAAPAAASAPAAPAVEVSSKRGTEEKMPRIRKVIGQRMMESLHEMAQLTTAVEVDVTRIAKLRARTKDEFAAREGAKLTFLPFLMMAAIEGLKTYPQLNSTIDGDKIVYHGSENIGMAADTERGLVVPVIKNAGDLNLAGLARQIGDLGSRAKGNKLVPDDLQGATFTITNTGSGGALWDTPIVPAPQVGILGTGTITKRPAVVQNAEGDDSIAIRSMMYLFLSYDHRMVDGGDAARFLTFMKKRLEEGAFEGELGL
- the lipB gene encoding lipoyl(octanoyl) transferase LipB, with amino-acid sequence MLDVIRLGFSEPVPGGDRHEEFGLPPGPVDYRAAWALQRELHAEVVAGQRPDTLLLLEHLPVYTAGKLTEEHERPRDGAEVVDIDRGGKITWHGPQQLVGYPLVKLPVPIDVVGFVRALEHTLIDVCAQVGVPTTPVEGRSGVWVAPEGEEARKVCAIGMRVSKRATMHGFALNCANELSWAQNVIPCGIDDAGVTSLSREAGRRIAVADVVDIAAEAMTALVAHRTSPRPV
- the lipA gene encoding lipoyl synthase encodes the protein MTLAPEGRRMLRVEARNAEVPIERKPEWIKTRAVMGPEYTAMKKRVHGQGLHTVCEEAGCPNIFECWEDREATFLIGGDTCTRRCDFCNIATGKPLPVDPMEPFKVATSVKEMGLRYSTITGVARDDLADGAAGLFARTCEQIHAMNPGTGVELLIDDIKGRGEHLQQVFESKPEVFAHNLETVPRIFKQIRPAFRYERSLDVISMGKDAGMITKSNLILGMGETDDEILESMQRLHDAGCDILTITQYMRPSKLHHPIDRWVKPQQFVDLSRAAEEMGFLAVMAGPMVRSSYRAGKLWAQAMRKLGREIPENLLHLDSNQPARQEAASVVARTQQAAAS
- the lpdA gene encoding dihydrolipoyl dehydrogenase encodes the protein MAETTTDQFDVVILGGGSGGYAAALRGAQLGQKIALVEKDKLGGTCLHRGCVPTKALLHVGELADAPSEASAAGVDLTLNGIDATKVLGFKDKIIGRLYKGLQGLVKSRKVEYVEGFGKLTGANTVTVETESGTRTLTGKNVILASGSFSKTLPGIDLGGRFLDSEAALQLAEVPKNPIILGGGVIGVEFASIWKSLGAESVTIVEGLPHLVANEDEALSKALERAYKKRGIAVSLGVFTEKAEQTEDGVKVTLADGTVFEGDYLLVAVGRGPNTSGMGYEEQGIEMDRGFVLAHEETLETNVPGVYAVGDIVPGLQLAHRGFAQGIFVAERIAGLNPAPIVESGIERITYCEPELGSVGLTEKQAKEQLGEDAVEAYEYNLGGNGKSQILGTTGFIKLVREKDGPIIGVHMIGTRTSELMGEALLIVNWEAYPEDVASLIHGHPSQHEAMGEAALALAGKPLHAHA